A window of Ignavibacteriales bacterium contains these coding sequences:
- a CDS encoding NAD(P)H-binding protein, which translates to MKKLCIVGASGKLGQYMVQHALNRGYEVIGVCREKSVTKLDRFKDRMTIILGATNNREVIEKAIRECDAVLTVLVPWGVHNYSSGTAQAVLDFASEDARLIFSCGWHITRDGQDRYSYTFKIMVKITSWIGKFLRLIDINDQVEACHRIFSSDRRWTVVRGSDLEEGESQGLPMWSKHVGDPILKSNLTRRVDYALFMVEAINNDELIHEAPAIVGCQTPSVLAIKNDISRV; encoded by the coding sequence ATGAAGAAGCTTTGTATAGTTGGGGCATCTGGAAAACTAGGACAGTATATGGTTCAACATGCGCTTAATCGTGGATATGAGGTGATTGGTGTTTGTCGTGAGAAAAGTGTGACTAAACTTGATAGATTCAAAGATAGGATGACAATTATACTTGGTGCAACCAACAACCGTGAAGTAATCGAAAAGGCGATAAGAGAATGTGATGCAGTTCTGACTGTGCTTGTCCCTTGGGGTGTTCACAATTACTCTTCTGGAACCGCTCAAGCAGTATTGGATTTTGCATCTGAAGATGCGCGTCTTATTTTCTCTTGCGGATGGCATATAACCCGTGATGGTCAAGATAGGTATTCTTATACGTTCAAAATAATGGTGAAAATTACAAGTTGGATCGGCAAGTTTTTGCGTTTAATTGATATCAATGATCAAGTGGAGGCTTGTCACCGTATATTTTCTAGTGATAGACGGTGGACGGTAGTGCGCGGTAGTGATCTTGAAGAAGGTGAGAGTCAAGGTTTGCCAATGTGGAGTAAACATGTTGGAGATCCCATTCTTAAGAGTAATTTAACTCGTCGCGTAGATTATGCTTTATTTATGGTTGAAGCTATCAACAATGACGAACTCATCCATGAAGCTCCTGCAATTGTTGGATGTCAAACGCCATCAGTGCTGGCTATTAAGAATGATATTTCAAGAGTATAA
- a CDS encoding serine hydrolase, whose amino-acid sequence MRKYLFTTLLLCFLMITSIAFSQSAEYKINELMNAYAENGQFNGTILVKKGEKIIYKNAFGYANREWDILNTVDSKFLIGSIGKPFTALMTLILVNDGLINLNATINDYIPEYSGPAKNKATIHQLLTHTSGIPDHGAVPNYSKKRVRWIYNSDQYLQLINEVESKFEPGTGFQYSGIAYNILAIICEKVTKKDFGDLLKERIFIPLEMKNTKHDKNLDIDTKRADGYEYHLLEGYMNPSYLEMCHVKGSGGILSTVEDLAKFSNECFKTQELLSKDLYKKMFTPYIKDWQYYGYGWWITNRIINGDSLTLISHGGSTDGYKAYLTRIVQDSTDIILFQNNYFRTELGVKFDYFTTNEIIDILYGKEYSLPKKSIAKDLGYIIGQENIDAAIRKYYTLKENKNYFINDNEFNQLGKELYNKYELKNESYKIYELAIQEFPNSFLLNYSLGKLLSDNKNESAIKYLRKCVDLYNSNSENKEFSEEYEKALALIKIK is encoded by the coding sequence ATGAGAAAATATTTATTTACAACATTACTTTTATGTTTTTTAATGATAACTTCCATTGCATTCTCGCAAAGTGCAGAATACAAGATAAACGAGTTGATGAATGCCTACGCTGAAAATGGACAATTCAATGGAACAATTCTTGTTAAAAAAGGCGAAAAGATTATATATAAGAACGCCTTTGGATATGCAAATCGTGAATGGGATATACTTAACACTGTCGATTCTAAATTTTTAATCGGTTCTATTGGAAAACCATTTACTGCTTTAATGACACTAATATTAGTAAACGATGGATTAATAAATTTAAATGCTACCATTAATGATTATATCCCTGAATATTCCGGGCCGGCAAAAAATAAAGCAACGATTCATCAACTGTTAACGCACACATCCGGTATTCCTGATCATGGGGCAGTTCCGAATTATTCAAAGAAACGAGTTCGATGGATTTATAATTCAGACCAATATTTACAACTAATCAATGAAGTTGAATCAAAATTTGAACCTGGAACCGGTTTTCAGTATAGTGGAATTGCCTATAACATTCTTGCTATAATTTGCGAGAAAGTAACAAAGAAAGATTTTGGCGATCTATTAAAAGAAAGAATTTTTATACCACTAGAAATGAAAAACACAAAACATGATAAAAATCTCGATATCGATACAAAGCGAGCTGACGGTTATGAGTATCATTTATTAGAAGGTTATATGAACCCTTCTTATCTTGAAATGTGCCATGTCAAAGGTTCCGGAGGAATTTTGTCAACCGTCGAAGATTTAGCCAAATTCAGTAACGAGTGTTTTAAAACTCAAGAACTTTTATCAAAAGACTTATACAAAAAAATGTTTACGCCTTATATTAAGGACTGGCAATATTATGGTTATGGATGGTGGATTACCAACCGTATTATTAACGGTGATTCATTAACCTTGATAAGTCATGGCGGAAGCACAGATGGATATAAAGCATATTTAACCAGAATTGTTCAAGATTCCACGGATATTATTCTCTTTCAAAACAATTATTTCCGAACAGAACTCGGAGTTAAGTTTGATTATTTCACTACAAATGAGATTATTGACATACTTTATGGTAAAGAATATTCATTACCTAAAAAGTCCATTGCAAAAGATTTGGGTTACATAATCGGTCAAGAAAATATTGATGCAGCTATTAGAAAGTATTATACACTCAAGGAAAATAAAAATTATTTTATAAATGATAATGAATTCAATCAACTGGGAAAAGAACTGTATAATAAATACGAATTAAAAAATGAGTCTTATAAAATTTATGAGCTAGCGATTCAAGAATTTCCAAACTCATTCTTGCTGAATTATTCATTAGGCAAATTATTAAGCGATAATAAAAACGAAAGTGCAATAAAATATTTGAGAAAATGCGTTGATTTGTATAACAGCAATTCTGAGAATAAAGAGTTTAGTGAAGAATATGAAAAAGCGTTAGCTCTAATAAAAATAAAATAA
- a CDS encoding zinc ribbon domain-containing protein, producing MALKRIATQDGEVYFVDSKTGNRVLTGMEKHKPYSQVVTKKKTCSNCGSEISNTDLKCPQCNFDLPQKSVGPKKFKELTAEDFPGVDPEKFDEWKEAVLEADKNIIMVFVGLLVLNVILFLAMGSFMLGGILLVIVLIMVNRKPNRLAKELGITRDAIKRARAGGS from the coding sequence ATGGCACTTAAAAGAATAGCCACACAAGATGGGGAAGTGTATTTTGTTGATTCTAAAACTGGTAATCGTGTTCTAACCGGTATGGAAAAGCACAAACCTTATTCACAAGTAGTTACAAAAAAGAAAACATGTTCAAATTGCGGAAGTGAAATCTCTAACACAGATTTAAAATGTCCGCAATGTAATTTCGATTTACCTCAAAAATCCGTTGGACCAAAGAAATTTAAGGAATTAACCGCTGAAGATTTTCCGGGGGTTGATCCGGAAAAATTTGATGAATGGAAAGAAGCAGTACTGGAAGCAGATAAAAACATTATTATGGTTTTTGTTGGGCTGCTTGTTTTAAATGTAATTCTCTTTCTTGCTATGGGAAGTTTTATGCTAGGAGGAATATTATTAGTAATAGTTTTGATTATGGTTAACCGAAAACCAAACCGGTTAGCTAAGGAATTAGGTATTACAAGAGATGCAATTAAAAGAGCTCGAGCGGGAGGAAGTTAA
- a CDS encoding DoxX family protein: protein MNITIIKNKWLAMEPYLLSVLRIVAAFIFILTGTMKLFAFPIGMLPNGGTVPLISQMGLGGLLEVFGGSLILLGLFTRPVAFILAGEMAVAYFQFHFPKGFWPIMNGGVPAILYCFVWLYFSAAGAGLWSLDAKRGK from the coding sequence ATGAACATAACAATTATTAAAAATAAGTGGTTAGCGATGGAACCGTACTTGCTCAGTGTTCTTAGAATCGTAGCTGCATTCATATTCATACTTACTGGCACAATGAAGCTCTTCGCTTTCCCGATTGGAATGCTTCCAAATGGCGGCACTGTTCCTCTAATATCCCAGATGGGCCTTGGCGGTTTACTCGAAGTGTTCGGCGGCAGTTTGATTTTACTTGGTCTCTTTACTCGTCCAGTTGCATTTATTTTAGCTGGTGAGATGGCTGTAGCTTATTTTCAATTTCACTTTCCAAAGGGCTTTTGGCCTATTATGAACGGAGGAGTGCCTGCTATACTCTACTGTTTTGTCTGGCTCTATTTCTCGGCTGCCGGTGCAGGATTGTGGAGTCTAGATGCGAAGCGCGGGAAATAA
- a CDS encoding MBL fold metallo-hydrolase, which translates to MRNLITIIVLLLSVYILKAQNNFITDIIKTSAGDLNITFIGHASLIFEFNNMIIHIDPVSRYADYSKLPKADIILITHDHPDHLDPKAIEVIKKDDTKLFCNEASLPTATGGTVLKNGEAASYKGIKISAVPAYNIINKRETGEAFHPKGVGNGYVLTFSNVKVYIAGDTENIPEMKNLNGIDIAFLPMNLPYTMTPVMVVKAVKMFNPKILYPYHYANSNVNELVELLKDKKDCEVRIRKMN; encoded by the coding sequence ATGAGAAATCTAATTACAATAATAGTTTTGTTATTATCGGTTTATATTCTAAAAGCACAGAATAATTTTATTACCGATATAATAAAAACATCAGCCGGTGATCTTAATATAACTTTTATTGGTCATGCATCCTTAATTTTTGAATTTAATAATATGATAATTCATATTGATCCGGTTTCCAGATACGCTGATTATTCCAAATTACCAAAAGCTGATATAATTTTAATCACTCATGATCACCCTGATCATCTTGATCCAAAAGCAATTGAAGTGATAAAAAAAGATGATACAAAATTATTCTGCAATGAAGCATCTCTTCCAACAGCGACGGGCGGAACTGTTCTGAAGAACGGTGAAGCAGCTTCTTATAAAGGAATTAAAATTTCTGCAGTACCGGCTTATAACATCATTAATAAAAGAGAAACCGGAGAAGCTTTTCATCCGAAAGGAGTGGGAAACGGTTATGTGTTAACCTTTTCAAATGTGAAAGTTTATATAGCCGGTGATACAGAAAATATTCCAGAGATGAAAAATCTTAACGGGATTGATATTGCTTTTCTTCCTATGAACTTGCCCTATACTATGACTCCGGTTATGGTCGTAAAAGCTGTTAAAATGTTCAACCCGAAAATTCTTTATCCATATCATTATGCGAATTCCAACGTGAATGAGTTGGTAGAACTTTTGAAAGACAAGAAAGATTGTGAAGTGCGAATTCGAAAAATGAATTAG
- a CDS encoding SAM-dependent methyltransferase, whose protein sequence is MKITIEPIGYVYSERKEAVDDNWKEVKSWIELNNNFSEESLDGLHEFSHLEVIYHFHKVNPSEIVSKSEHPRENPNWPKVGIFSQRKKARPNLLGTTICEILKVEGKRIYVQGLDAIDQTPVIDIKPVFKEYLPNDISKVKQPNWVTELMKNYW, encoded by the coding sequence ATGAAAATTACTATTGAACCAATTGGATATGTTTATTCTGAGCGCAAAGAAGCGGTTGACGATAATTGGAAGGAAGTAAAATCTTGGATAGAACTTAATAATAATTTTTCTGAAGAAAGTCTTGATGGCTTGCATGAGTTCTCTCATTTAGAAGTAATTTACCATTTCCATAAAGTAAATCCATCAGAAATAGTTAGTAAGTCAGAACATCCGCGTGAAAACCCAAATTGGCCAAAAGTTGGAATCTTTTCACAAAGGAAAAAAGCAAGACCAAATCTATTAGGCACAACTATTTGCGAAATATTAAAAGTTGAAGGCAAAAGAATTTATGTTCAAGGTTTAGATGCGATTGATCAAACACCGGTTATTGATATAAAACCAGTTTTCAAAGAGTACTTACCTAATGACATTTCAAAAGTTAAGCAGCCAAATTGGGTTACTGAACTTATGAAAAATTACTGGTGA
- a CDS encoding glycosyltransferase family 4 protein, producing the protein MKILKTCLSKSWGGMEMYALQTSQFLLELGYEVELLCYPGSRIHREAVRNKIPVFQFPFDHYFCPKLIFNLNQHLRNKNFDVIHAEASKDLWLVVPALKLSSINIPLFLTKHVGSYIKKKDLLHRWIYHRVNMIFAISNVIKKNLIETTPLNDDHICLLHDPVDVNKFNPALIDRSKVRKEFNISDDELLIGMNARMTFGKGHEEFLHSAKQLLLKHKNLKFMIVGEASRGEDKYAASVKSLAYDLGLHDKLIFTGYRNDIPEVLAAFDIFVFPSHDEAFGIALIEAMSMKLPTVCTNYGGVLDIAVNGKTSLLFQRKNEYDMEQKLNLLINDPIRRKQFGVAARNHVERYFSKDSFINKLKIIYTNAVSTRSISLKDYNTFLNPPPVFHT; encoded by the coding sequence ATGAAAATTTTAAAGACATGTCTTTCAAAAAGTTGGGGCGGAATGGAAATGTACGCGCTCCAAACCTCCCAATTTCTTTTAGAACTTGGCTATGAAGTTGAACTGCTTTGTTACCCGGGATCCAGAATTCATAGAGAAGCAGTAAGAAATAAAATTCCGGTTTTTCAATTTCCTTTCGATCATTATTTCTGTCCTAAACTAATTTTCAACTTAAATCAGCATTTACGAAATAAAAATTTTGATGTAATCCATGCAGAAGCCTCAAAGGATTTGTGGCTAGTCGTCCCCGCATTAAAACTATCCTCGATAAATATTCCGTTATTTCTAACAAAACATGTTGGTTCATATATTAAAAAGAAAGATCTTCTTCACCGTTGGATCTATCATCGTGTTAATATGATTTTTGCAATCAGCAATGTTATAAAAAAAAATCTTATTGAAACTACCCCGCTGAATGATGATCATATTTGTTTGCTACATGATCCTGTTGACGTTAACAAATTTAATCCGGCATTGATAGACCGATCAAAGGTTAGAAAGGAATTCAATATAAGCGATGATGAACTATTAATCGGGATGAATGCGAGAATGACTTTCGGTAAAGGTCATGAGGAGTTTTTGCACTCAGCAAAACAATTATTGTTAAAACATAAAAATTTAAAATTCATGATCGTAGGTGAAGCAAGCCGAGGTGAGGATAAATATGCAGCTTCAGTAAAATCTCTTGCATACGACTTAGGATTACATGATAAATTAATTTTTACCGGGTACCGAAATGATATACCAGAAGTTTTAGCAGCATTCGATATTTTTGTCTTCCCATCTCACGATGAAGCTTTTGGTATTGCTTTGATTGAAGCAATGAGTATGAAATTACCTACGGTCTGTACAAACTACGGCGGCGTTCTTGATATTGCTGTGAACGGAAAGACTTCATTGTTATTCCAAAGAAAAAATGAATATGATATGGAGCAGAAACTAAATTTGTTAATTAATGATCCAATTAGAAGAAAGCAATTTGGTGTTGCCGCAAGAAATCATGTGGAAAGATATTTTAGTAAAGATTCTTTTATCAATAAGTTAAAAATTATTTACACTAATGCAGTTAGTACAAGATCAATATCATTAAAGGATTATAACACTTTTCTTAATCCGCCTCCGGTGTTTCATACATAA
- the der gene encoding ribosome biogenesis GTPase Der, protein MSTPLVLIVGRPNVGKSTLFNRLTHSTTAIVDDTSGVTRDRIYGDVEWNGKYLRVIDTGGYVPNSEDLFETAIREQIEIAMDECDAILFVVDGRIGLTPIDKEVADILRKSSKLVFLLVNKSDTPSYEVTTADFYSLGLKHLYDVSALNGRNLGNLLDDLMTHLQFSDEIDTETRLRLAIIGKPNVGKSSLVNALLGYDRTIVTNIPGTTRDSIDSILKYYGEEIVLVDTAGLRKKTKIKENIEFFSNVRTYKALWSSDVAVLLLDSTLGVEKQDQKIIDEAVRRRKGLILAVNKWDLLEKDTGTAKIYTDAIHDKMGSIDYVPVIFISALTKQRIFKLIEIAKKVHDERHKKIPTHVLNEVLLPEIENTPPPSSPTGKEVKIKYITQVGDHYPIFIFFANEHRFIPDHYKRFLEKMIRRHFGFEGVPITLSFKAK, encoded by the coding sequence ATGAGCACACCTTTAGTTTTAATTGTCGGAAGACCGAATGTTGGTAAATCAACTCTGTTCAACCGTCTTACACATAGCACAACAGCGATTGTTGATGACACAAGCGGAGTTACACGCGACCGGATTTACGGCGATGTTGAGTGGAATGGAAAATATCTCCGTGTGATTGATACAGGCGGATACGTACCAAACTCAGAAGATCTTTTTGAAACTGCAATTAGGGAACAGATCGAAATTGCAATGGATGAGTGCGATGCGATACTTTTTGTTGTTGATGGTAGAATCGGATTAACACCAATTGATAAAGAAGTTGCCGACATTCTTCGAAAATCAAGCAAACTGGTTTTTCTTCTTGTTAATAAAAGCGATACACCTAGTTATGAAGTGACAACGGCAGATTTTTATTCGCTAGGACTTAAACATCTCTATGATGTTTCAGCACTCAACGGAAGAAATCTCGGCAATCTTCTTGATGATTTGATGACCCACTTGCAATTTTCGGATGAGATTGATACTGAAACACGTCTGCGTCTTGCAATCATTGGTAAACCGAATGTTGGTAAATCTTCTCTGGTAAATGCTCTGCTCGGTTATGATAGAACAATCGTAACAAATATTCCCGGAACTACAAGAGACAGTATTGATTCCATATTAAAATATTATGGCGAAGAAATTGTTCTTGTTGATACAGCCGGACTTCGTAAGAAAACAAAAATTAAAGAAAATATTGAATTTTTTTCCAATGTGCGGACGTACAAAGCGCTTTGGAGTAGTGATGTTGCAGTTCTATTATTGGATTCTACTTTGGGAGTTGAAAAACAAGATCAGAAAATTATTGATGAGGCAGTCCGAAGAAGAAAAGGATTGATCCTTGCCGTTAATAAATGGGATCTTCTCGAAAAAGATACAGGCACAGCTAAAATATATACCGATGCCATTCACGATAAAATGGGTTCAATTGATTATGTGCCGGTAATTTTTATCTCTGCTTTGACAAAGCAAAGAATATTTAAGCTGATCGAAATTGCAAAAAAAGTCCATGATGAAAGACATAAAAAAATTCCTACTCATGTACTTAATGAAGTACTATTACCCGAAATTGAAAACACCCCGCCGCCGTCTTCTCCAACAGGCAAAGAAGTGAAAATTAAATATATTACTCAAGTTGGCGATCATTATCCTATCTTTATTTTCTTTGCTAACGAACACAGATTTATCCCCGATCACTACAAAAGATTTTTAGAAAAGATGATCCGCAGACATTTTGGTTTTGAAGGTGTGCCGATAACTCTTTCGTTCAAAGCAAAATAA